One Deinococcus ruber DNA window includes the following coding sequences:
- a CDS encoding MFS transporter, translating into MTEPSSSASAVKRPPLLFLMVAAFLFSMGFALVFPVLPFIVAQYVPQTGQQAAMIGFLGAAYALCSFFGSPVLGALSDAYGRRPVLMLTLAGSAIGYVIFGIGGSLFMLFLGRIIDGLCAGGMSAMFGYVADTTPEEERGKVFGQIGAVIGAGFIIGPAIGGWLSRYGLSVPMFAAAAVCTLNLLWGLLILPESLPPERRQKHFDASHLNPLTQLSGALAYPVVRRLIVVSMLFILPFSLMQIALSLLARDTLHWGPAQVSSTFIAVGVCDIIAQGVLLPFLLKWLGERGVALLGLSFGVIGMACMALLPIFPVSLLLYFSVVLFATGEGIFNASLSAILSNAAPPEAQGRVQGGAGAFSSLAQVVGPLGGGQLYARLSATPTFGIGAGLILAALGLLGFQGPMPAAKTQPQT; encoded by the coding sequence ATGACTGAACCTTCCTCTTCCGCGTCTGCTGTCAAGCGGCCACCCCTGCTGTTTTTGATGGTGGCGGCCTTCCTCTTCTCGATGGGCTTCGCGCTGGTCTTTCCGGTGTTGCCGTTTATCGTGGCGCAGTATGTGCCGCAGACCGGGCAACAGGCCGCCATGATCGGCTTTCTGGGCGCGGCCTACGCGCTGTGTTCGTTCTTCGGCTCGCCCGTGCTGGGCGCACTCAGCGACGCGTATGGCCGCCGCCCGGTGCTGATGCTCACGCTGGCAGGGTCGGCCATCGGCTACGTCATCTTCGGCATCGGCGGCAGCCTGTTCATGCTGTTCCTGGGCCGCATCATCGACGGGCTGTGCGCGGGCGGCATGAGCGCCATGTTCGGCTACGTGGCCGACACCACCCCCGAAGAAGAGCGCGGCAAGGTCTTCGGACAGATCGGCGCAGTGATCGGTGCCGGATTCATCATCGGCCCGGCCATCGGCGGCTGGCTGTCGCGCTACGGCCTGAGCGTGCCGATGTTTGCGGCGGCAGCCGTCTGCACCCTGAATCTGCTGTGGGGCCTGCTGATTCTCCCGGAAAGCCTGCCCCCTGAGCGCCGCCAGAAGCACTTCGACGCCTCGCACCTCAACCCACTGACCCAGCTTTCGGGCGCACTGGCCTACCCGGTGGTACGCCGCCTGATCGTGGTCAGCATGCTCTTTATCCTGCCGTTCTCGCTGATGCAGATCGCTCTGTCTCTGCTGGCCCGCGACACGCTGCACTGGGGGCCAGCACAGGTCAGCAGCACTTTTATCGCGGTGGGCGTGTGCGACATCATCGCGCAGGGCGTGCTGCTGCCGTTCCTGCTGAAGTGGCTGGGCGAACGCGGCGTGGCGCTGCTGGGCCTGAGTTTCGGCGTGATCGGCATGGCGTGTATGGCGCTGCTGCCCATCTTCCCAGTCAGCCTCCTGCTGTACTTCAGCGTGGTGCTGTTCGCCACCGGGGAAGGCATCTTCAATGCGTCGCTGAGCGCCATTCTGTCCAATGCCGCGCCGCCCGAAGCGCAGGGCAGAGTGCAGGGCGGTGCGGGCGCGTTCAGTTCGCTGGCGCAGGTGGTCGGGCCACTGGGCGGCGGGCAACTGTACGCACGCCTGTCGGCCACTCCCACCTTCGGCATCGGCGCGGGCCTGATTCTGGCCGCGCTGGGACTGCTGGGGTTTCAGGGGCCGATGCCTGCCGCCAAGACCCAGCCCCAGACATAA
- a CDS encoding AraC family transcriptional regulator, whose product MSFQEFLPDPRLQPLVRSYWQVSEYHDVSQQEHHFLPERSVRLTFYAGQSWQASTPLGELEPMPQAVLFGLTLTPQRVVSVGLTRALGVELYPWGARQLFGWEFGQYTLDLSRDHPWLCRAVCALIGLNAWDEARQMVEDWLLGLLNQQGQALQSGTQAAIQLYRSLGSARIGTLATELNLSQRHLERLFVQEVGVNAKTLARLIRFEEIHNRLWVDPYLPLAPLAYDLGFADQAHLTREFRTLAHMTPRRFAQSTLLRVRTLADAVNDDRLLAPAPAQAHSRADTDNGQSPVLPGDLSPP is encoded by the coding sequence GTGTCCTTTCAGGAATTTCTGCCCGATCCGAGACTGCAACCGCTGGTGCGGTCTTACTGGCAGGTGAGCGAGTACCACGACGTCTCGCAGCAGGAACATCACTTTCTGCCGGAGCGCTCGGTGCGCCTGACCTTCTATGCCGGGCAGTCGTGGCAGGCATCTACACCGCTCGGAGAACTGGAGCCGATGCCCCAGGCGGTGCTGTTCGGGCTGACCCTGACGCCGCAGCGCGTGGTCTCGGTGGGCCTGACGCGGGCGCTGGGCGTGGAACTGTACCCTTGGGGAGCGCGGCAACTATTCGGCTGGGAATTCGGACAGTACACGCTGGATCTCAGCCGCGACCACCCGTGGCTGTGCCGGGCGGTGTGCGCCCTGATCGGGCTGAACGCCTGGGATGAGGCGCGGCAGATGGTGGAAGACTGGCTGCTGGGCCTGCTGAATCAACAGGGACAGGCACTTCAGAGCGGCACACAGGCGGCCATCCAGCTGTACCGCTCGCTGGGCAGCGCCCGCATCGGTACGCTGGCGACGGAACTGAACCTGAGCCAGCGGCACCTGGAACGGCTGTTTGTGCAGGAAGTGGGCGTGAATGCCAAGACCCTGGCCCGGCTGATCCGCTTCGAGGAAATTCACAACCGCCTGTGGGTTGACCCGTATCTGCCGCTGGCACCGCTGGCCTACGACCTCGGCTTTGCAGATCAGGCGCACCTGACCCGTGAATTCCGCACCCTTGCCCACATGACGCCCCGCAGATTTGCACAGTCCACCCTGCTGCGCGTCAGAACCCTGGCAGACGCCGTGAACGACGACAGGCTGCTTGCTCCTGCCCCCGCTCAGGCTCACAGTCGGGCAGATACCGACAACGGGCAGTCCCCGGTTCTGCCCGGCGATCTTTCCCCACCGTGA
- the fumC gene encoding class II fumarate hydratase, with the protein MTDTASKTRTESDTMGSLEVAADRYWGAQTERSIHNFPIGRDTFVMGRPIVRALGILKKGAAQANAELGELPQDVAALIVQAADEVIAGRLDDHFPLVVFQTGSGTQSNMNANEVISNRAIELAGGVMGSKAPVHPNDHVNRGQSSNDTFPTAMHIAVVLELRERLYGSVGKLRDTLHAKAEEYAGLVKVGRTHLQDATPITLGQEIGGWVAQLDYALAEVRHSEAGLYDLAIGGTAVGTGLNAHPHFGDLAAQKYELETGVPFRSAANKFAALSAHDALVQTSASLRTLAGVLMKMANDVRWLASGPRNGIGEIVIPENEPGSSIMPGKVNPTQSEAMTMVATRVFGNDATVAFAGSQGNFQLNVFKPVMVHAVLESIRLISDASLAFNDNCAAGIEPNLAKIEHNLSINLMQVTALNRHIGYDKAAAIAKKAHKEGLSLKEAALKLGYVTDEEFTAWVVPLEMTHS; encoded by the coding sequence ATGACCGACACCGCCAGCAAGACCCGCACCGAATCCGATACCATGGGCAGCCTTGAGGTCGCCGCAGACCGTTACTGGGGCGCACAGACCGAACGCAGCATCCACAACTTTCCGATAGGCCGCGACACCTTCGTGATGGGCCGCCCCATCGTGCGGGCGCTGGGCATTCTGAAGAAGGGTGCGGCGCAGGCCAACGCCGAGCTGGGCGAGCTACCGCAGGACGTGGCCGCGCTGATCGTGCAGGCCGCCGATGAGGTGATCGCGGGAAGGCTCGACGATCACTTCCCGCTGGTGGTCTTCCAGACCGGAAGCGGCACCCAGAGCAATATGAACGCCAACGAGGTGATTTCCAACCGCGCCATCGAACTGGCGGGCGGCGTCATGGGCAGCAAGGCTCCGGTGCACCCCAACGACCACGTAAACCGGGGCCAGAGCAGCAACGACACCTTCCCGACCGCCATGCATATCGCGGTGGTGCTGGAACTGCGCGAGCGGCTGTACGGCAGCGTGGGCAAGCTGCGCGACACCCTGCACGCCAAGGCCGAGGAGTACGCCGGGCTGGTCAAGGTGGGCCGCACGCACCTGCAAGACGCCACGCCCATCACGCTGGGGCAGGAGATCGGCGGCTGGGTGGCGCAGCTCGACTACGCCCTGGCAGAGGTGCGCCACTCGGAGGCGGGCCTGTACGATCTGGCGATTGGCGGCACGGCAGTCGGCACGGGCCTGAATGCCCACCCCCATTTTGGTGATCTGGCGGCCCAGAAGTACGAGCTGGAAACTGGCGTCCCGTTTCGCAGCGCGGCCAACAAATTCGCGGCCCTGAGCGCCCACGACGCCCTCGTTCAGACGTCGGCGTCGCTGCGAACCCTGGCAGGCGTACTGATGAAGATGGCGAACGACGTACGCTGGCTGGCGAGTGGGCCGCGCAACGGCATCGGTGAGATCGTCATTCCCGAGAACGAGCCGGGCAGCAGCATCATGCCGGGCAAGGTCAATCCCACCCAGAGCGAGGCCATGACGATGGTCGCCACCCGTGTCTTCGGCAACGACGCCACCGTCGCCTTTGCCGGGTCGCAGGGCAATTTTCAGCTCAACGTCTTCAAGCCGGTCATGGTGCATGCCGTGCTGGAAAGCATCCGCCTGATCTCGGACGCCTCGCTGGCCTTCAACGACAACTGTGCCGCTGGCATCGAACCGAACTTGGCGAAGATTGAGCACAATCTGAGCATCAACCTGATGCAGGTGACGGCGCTGAACCGGCATATCGGCTACGACAAGGCCGCCGCCATCGCCAAGAAAGCCCACAAGGAAGGCCTGAGCCTCAAGGAAGCCGCGCTGAAACTGGGCTACGTGACCGATGAGGAATTCACGGCCTGGGTGGTTCCGCTGGAGATGACGCACAGCTGA
- a CDS encoding tachylectin-related carbohydrate-binding protein, producing MLRTAMFSRFIVSALLSLTALTPVAHAQTAASRPAIMYGILPGGDLNWYRHNANLTGGGLQDAGSWNPVSGKTVGIGWNGMKEVFPGGNGVIYAITPNGDLKWYKHSANLTGGGLQDAGSWDPSSGKTVGIGWNEFQKVFSGGNGVIYGILPNGDLKWYKHSAYLTGGGLQDAGSWNPLSGKTVGIGWNGFKDVFSGGNGIIYVITQNGDLKWYKHTAYQTGGGLQDAGSWNSLSGKTVGIGWNGFKQVFSTGRGIMYGILPNGDLKWYRHTAYQTGGGLQDAGSWNSLSGKTVGIGWNSFLTVFGF from the coding sequence ATGCTTCGCACAGCCATGTTCTCCAGATTCATCGTCTCGGCCCTGCTGTCTCTGACCGCTCTCACTCCTGTGGCACATGCCCAGACCGCAGCTTCTCGGCCTGCCATCATGTACGGCATTCTGCCGGGCGGCGACCTGAACTGGTACCGACACAACGCCAATCTGACGGGCGGCGGTCTTCAGGACGCAGGCTCCTGGAACCCTGTGAGCGGCAAGACCGTCGGCATCGGCTGGAACGGCATGAAAGAGGTGTTTCCGGGCGGAAACGGCGTCATCTACGCCATTACACCGAACGGCGACCTGAAATGGTACAAGCACAGTGCCAACCTGACGGGCGGCGGTCTTCAGGATGCCGGATCATGGGACCCGTCAAGCGGCAAGACCGTCGGCATCGGCTGGAATGAGTTCCAGAAGGTGTTTTCGGGCGGAAACGGCGTGATCTACGGCATCCTGCCGAACGGCGATCTGAAATGGTACAAGCACAGCGCCTACCTGACGGGCGGCGGCCTTCAGGATGCAGGCTCCTGGAACCCCCTGAGCGGCAAGACCGTCGGCATCGGCTGGAACGGCTTCAAAGACGTGTTTTCGGGTGGAAATGGCATCATCTACGTCATCACCCAGAACGGCGACCTGAAATGGTACAAGCACACGGCCTACCAGACGGGCGGCGGCCTTCAGGACGCAGGTTCCTGGAACTCCCTGAGCGGCAAAACCGTCGGCATCGGCTGGAACGGCTTCAAGCAGGTCTTCTCGACTGGAAGGGGCATCATGTACGGCATTTTGCCGAACGGCGACCTGAAGTGGTATCGCCACACGGCCTATCAGACCGGCGGCGGCCTTCAGGACGCAGGTTCCTGGAACTCCCTGAGCGGCAAAACCGTCGGTATCGGCTGGAACAGCTTCCTGACCGTCTTCGGGTTCTGA
- a CDS encoding DUF2726 domain-containing protein, with the protein MFLLSIFLVLILLVGAMGLAGRKKLASESASKESATLPDRLPVMVKRPFFSRSEQAFFAVLGEALQDTPYTVFPNVRLNDLFKITDPEQRQSTYNRLRDKHVDFLIVTRDRYLPTLAIELDGESHSSAVQQERDRVKDLIFHSAGLGLLRLDARQIYQVSYLRDRLSDRLTGLPADQDAAIHPNVSLQKLR; encoded by the coding sequence ATGTTCCTTCTGAGTATCTTTCTGGTGCTGATCTTGCTGGTCGGGGCAATGGGTCTGGCCGGACGGAAGAAACTCGCGTCTGAGTCGGCCAGTAAAGAGTCGGCCACTCTGCCGGATCGCCTGCCGGTCATGGTCAAGCGTCCATTTTTCTCCAGAAGTGAGCAGGCCTTTTTCGCGGTGCTGGGCGAAGCGCTGCAAGACACGCCCTATACGGTCTTTCCCAACGTGCGGCTCAACGATCTGTTCAAGATCACCGATCCCGAACAGCGGCAGAGTACGTATAACCGGCTGCGCGACAAGCACGTAGATTTTCTGATCGTGACCCGTGACCGCTACCTTCCGACGCTTGCCATCGAGCTGGACGGCGAATCGCACAGCTCGGCGGTGCAGCAGGAGCGCGACCGCGTCAAAGATCTGATCTTTCACAGTGCCGGTCTGGGGCTGCTGCGCCTCGACGCACGCCAGATCTATCAGGTGAGCTATCTGCGCGACCGCCTGTCAGACCGCTTGACCGGGCTGCCTGCCGATCAGGACGCCGCCATTCACCCCAACGTTTCCCTTCAGAAGCTCAGGTAA
- a CDS encoding NAD(P)/FAD-dependent oxidoreductase, translating into MTDILVVGAGLAGLTAARTLMRAGKRVRVLEASGRVGGRVQSRTHDGFLLDAGYQVLFTGYPAVKRQLDLGALDLVALPPAAAVRTGARVSVLGDPFRDPGSLLSSLASRALSLPDKLRVARLGAELRVGPAHHLLVGPDESTHSYLTRQGFSAAALTNFFGPFFGGIFLKRDLSTSARLFRYYFRMLMDGDIALPRAGMGQVAAQLAHDLPISLNVRVSRLQATERGVSVVTSLGELEAEQVIVATDPPAAAKLLDEAAPALESVSSTYVYYASSEPLDAQPRLLLNAEAGVINNAHWLSNVMPERAAPGRHLLVATLLGTPPSEDAALDVQVRGELQRWYGDAVKELHLLGTERIAHAQFAQPPGYVAQLPGHTTGIPGVLRASEITSMSGIQGALESGEKAAAIVLNDTAGMSRPRGA; encoded by the coding sequence ATGACCGACATTCTTGTGGTGGGCGCAGGTCTGGCGGGGCTGACAGCGGCAAGGACGCTGATGCGTGCCGGAAAACGGGTGCGGGTACTGGAAGCGTCGGGACGGGTAGGCGGGCGCGTGCAGTCGCGCACCCACGACGGATTTCTGCTCGATGCCGGGTATCAGGTGCTGTTCACCGGCTATCCGGCAGTCAAGCGCCAGCTCGATCTGGGGGCGCTCGATCTGGTCGCGCTGCCCCCTGCCGCCGCCGTTCGCACGGGTGCGCGGGTTTCGGTGCTGGGCGATCCCTTCCGCGATCCGGGCAGCCTGCTGTCCAGCCTCGCCAGCCGCGCCCTGAGCCTGCCCGACAAGCTGCGGGTGGCGCGGCTGGGCGCAGAACTGCGGGTGGGGCCAGCGCATCACCTGCTGGTCGGCCCCGACGAATCCACCCACAGCTATCTGACGCGGCAGGGCTTTTCCGCTGCCGCTCTGACCAACTTCTTCGGCCCATTTTTCGGCGGCATCTTCCTGAAGCGCGATCTCTCGACCAGTGCGCGGCTGTTCCGCTATTACTTCCGCATGCTGATGGACGGCGACATTGCGCTTCCGCGTGCGGGCATGGGACAGGTGGCCGCGCAGCTTGCCCACGATCTGCCGATCTCGCTGAATGTGCGCGTGTCGCGGCTTCAGGCCACCGAGCGGGGCGTGAGCGTGGTCACGTCGCTGGGCGAGCTGGAAGCGGAACAGGTGATCGTGGCGACCGACCCGCCCGCCGCCGCGAAGTTGCTGGACGAGGCGGCCCCCGCGCTGGAAAGCGTGTCCAGCACATATGTGTACTATGCCAGCAGCGAGCCGCTCGACGCTCAGCCGCGCCTGCTGCTGAATGCCGAAGCGGGCGTCATCAACAACGCCCACTGGCTGAGCAACGTCATGCCGGAGCGGGCTGCACCGGGTCGGCATCTGCTGGTTGCCACGCTGCTGGGCACGCCCCCTTCCGAAGACGCCGCGCTGGACGTGCAGGTGCGCGGCGAGTTGCAGCGCTGGTATGGTGACGCCGTGAAGGAGCTACATCTGTTAGGCACCGAACGCATCGCCCACGCCCAGTTTGCCCAGCCACCGGGCTACGTTGCCCAGCTGCCCGGTCATACCACCGGCATTCCCGGCGTGCTGCGGGCCAGCGAGATCACCAGCATGAGCGGCATTCAGGGTGCGCTGGAAAGTGGCGAAAAAGCCGCTGCCATCGTCCTGAACGACACGGCGGGCATGAGTCGGCCCAGGGGGGCATAG
- a CDS encoding VOC family protein encodes MIRPALDHLVFAAADLASGQAALEQLLGVPLQPGGQHQYFGTHNAVLNLGPLYLEVIAVDPAAPALPRPRWFELDTPQMRQRIASGPQLIHWVCRVPHLETALLNSPEDHGAEVALSRGQNRWLLSVPPDGSLPMGGVLPSLIEWQSLSPAQRLVDHGVRLKTLHLTTPDPARLEAALAALNISDVELDIETGPPRLEATLTTPNGEVRL; translated from the coding sequence TTGATTCGACCTGCCCTCGATCATCTGGTCTTTGCCGCCGCCGATCTGGCGTCCGGTCAGGCGGCGCTGGAACAGCTGCTGGGCGTGCCGCTGCAACCGGGAGGCCAACATCAGTATTTCGGCACCCACAATGCCGTGCTGAACCTGGGGCCGCTGTATCTGGAAGTCATCGCGGTCGATCCGGCGGCCCCGGCGTTGCCCCGTCCACGCTGGTTCGAGCTGGATACTCCGCAGATGCGGCAGCGTATCGCCAGCGGCCCGCAGCTGATTCACTGGGTCTGCCGTGTTCCACATCTGGAAACAGCGCTGCTGAACAGTCCGGAAGATCACGGCGCAGAGGTGGCGCTGTCACGCGGGCAGAACCGCTGGTTGCTGAGCGTGCCCCCAGACGGGTCGCTGCCGATGGGCGGCGTGCTGCCCAGCCTGATCGAGTGGCAGAGTCTGTCGCCCGCGCAGCGGCTGGTAGATCATGGCGTGCGCCTGAAGACCCTGCATCTGACCACGCCCGACCCGGCACGGCTGGAAGCAGCCCTGGCAGCCCTCAATATCTCGGATGTGGAACTGGACATCGAAACAGGGCCGCCCCGACTGGAAGCGACCCTGACGACTCCGAACGGAGAAGTGCGGCTGTAA
- a CDS encoding aspartate-semialdehyde dehydrogenase, translating into MKLAIVGATGAVGHELLRVLEQSSLKFSELQLYASPRSAGSTLSFKGQDLVVQVMPEGAIPADVILASAGGSISKEKAPLWVKGGSLVIDNSSAFRYDDTVPLVVPEINGEAALKHQGIIANPNCTTAIAAVAVYPIHREYGVKRMIVSTYQATSGAGAKGMQELEDQTRRVLDGEQATNEVFAHPIPFNLIPHIDSFQDNGYTKEEMKVVWETHKIFGDDSFPVSCTAVRIPTMRAHSESITLELERPADPEAVRELLRRSPGVKVVDDPAQKLYPMPLTSSGQYDVEVGRIRSSLVFDGGLELFVSGDQLLKGAALNAVQIAEYLQEQGALNEKAGV; encoded by the coding sequence ATGAAACTTGCCATCGTTGGAGCCACCGGAGCTGTCGGACACGAGCTGTTACGCGTTCTGGAGCAGAGCAGCCTGAAGTTCAGCGAGCTGCAACTGTACGCCTCGCCCCGTAGCGCGGGCAGCACCCTGAGCTTCAAGGGGCAGGATCTGGTGGTTCAGGTCATGCCCGAGGGCGCGATTCCCGCCGATGTGATTCTGGCGTCGGCGGGTGGCAGCATCAGCAAGGAGAAGGCTCCGCTGTGGGTGAAGGGCGGCTCGCTGGTGATCGACAATTCCAGCGCCTTTCGCTACGACGACACCGTTCCGCTGGTGGTGCCGGAAATCAACGGTGAAGCCGCGCTGAAGCACCAGGGCATCATCGCCAATCCCAACTGCACCACCGCTATTGCCGCCGTCGCGGTCTACCCTATTCACCGCGAGTACGGCGTGAAGCGCATGATCGTGAGCACGTATCAGGCGACCAGCGGCGCGGGCGCGAAGGGCATGCAGGAACTGGAAGACCAGACCCGCCGCGTGCTGGACGGCGAGCAGGCGACCAATGAAGTGTTTGCCCACCCGATTCCCTTCAACCTGATTCCGCACATCGACAGCTTTCAGGACAACGGGTACACCAAGGAAGAGATGAAGGTGGTCTGGGAGACGCACAAGATTTTTGGGGACGACAGCTTCCCCGTGAGCTGCACGGCAGTCCGTATTCCCACCATGCGGGCACACAGCGAGTCCATCACACTGGAACTGGAACGCCCCGCCGACCCGGAAGCGGTGCGCGAGCTGCTGCGCCGCAGCCCCGGCGTGAAGGTCGTGGACGACCCCGCGCAGAAGCTCTACCCGATGCCGCTGACCTCCAGCGGTCAGTACGACGTGGAAGTGGGCCGCATCCGCAGTAGCCTGGTATTTGACGGCGGCCTGGAATTGTTCGTCAGCGGCGACCAGCTGCTGAAGGGCGCGGCGCTGAATGCGGTGCAGATCGCGGAATACCTTCAGGAGCAGGGCGCACTGAACGAGAAGGCAGGCGTCTAA
- the lepB gene encoding signal peptidase I produces the protein MPWLAALLGLLGPVGLLYTSLILTSLALLLSAVSLYVMAWLGLSRSFGIVQLLLLVLCVVSAGYYASQPPDLRRFPLLARFDRPGWLKGTAFLIVVLGLFWLGARTFVELIGLRGVSMIPTMRTAERALTVRLPLLRGDIRRGTIVIYPLPDGNGQLISRVVALAGDTVEMKRGLVSVNGKPTDDPTRIAKLRAAGCLDENLDENNLTLLAVKDQQQAKRLTVPAGSVFVLADNRATNFEDSRYFGPLPLSQITGVVHPAARSAGLPLTHDECFPSQYRP, from the coding sequence ATGCCCTGGCTGGCCGCTCTATTGGGCCTGCTGGGGCCTGTCGGCCTGCTCTATACCAGCCTGATCCTGACAAGCCTGGCCCTCTTGCTGTCAGCCGTATCTTTGTATGTCATGGCTTGGTTAGGATTGAGCCGTTCCTTCGGGATAGTACAACTGCTGCTGCTGGTGCTGTGCGTAGTGTCGGCGGGGTACTACGCTTCCCAACCGCCAGATCTGCGCCGGTTTCCATTGCTCGCCCGCTTTGATCGTCCCGGTTGGTTGAAGGGCACTGCTTTTCTGATCGTCGTTCTGGGACTGTTTTGGCTTGGCGCAAGAACTTTCGTAGAACTCATTGGGCTACGGGGTGTCTCTATGATCCCAACCATGCGAACAGCGGAACGCGCCCTCACCGTCAGGCTGCCGCTGCTACGTGGCGATATCCGGCGCGGCACCATCGTGATTTATCCTCTTCCAGACGGCAATGGTCAGCTTATCTCCCGCGTCGTGGCCCTCGCAGGCGACACCGTAGAAATGAAACGCGGCCTGGTCTCTGTGAATGGCAAGCCCACCGACGACCCAACGCGGATTGCTAAGCTCAGGGCAGCAGGCTGCTTGGATGAGAATCTGGACGAAAACAACCTAACCCTCCTTGCAGTAAAGGATCAACAGCAGGCAAAACGTCTAACCGTCCCAGCAGGAAGCGTCTTTGTGCTGGCCGATAACCGCGCCACTAACTTCGAGGACTCGCGCTACTTTGGGCCGCTGCCTCTCTCGCAGATCACAGGTGTGGTGCATCCGGCTGCCAGAAGCGCTGGCCTTCCTCTCACCCACGATGAGTGTTTTCCATCGCAATACCGCCCGTAG
- a CDS encoding antibiotic biosynthesis monooxygenase family protein has product MILEIATITLKPGNADAFISVMPDAFPIAASTPGYIRHELHRGIEHPDVFTLFIWWETLEAHTVTFRESERFPAWRAVWGHLMEGANVVHVTQVY; this is encoded by the coding sequence ATGATTCTTGAAATCGCCACCATTACCCTCAAACCCGGCAATGCCGACGCCTTCATCTCGGTCATGCCCGACGCCTTCCCGATTGCCGCCAGCACGCCCGGCTATATCCGCCACGAGCTGCACCGGGGCATCGAACACCCGGACGTATTCACGCTGTTTATCTGGTGGGAAACGCTGGAGGCACATACCGTCACCTTTCGCGAGTCTGAACGCTTCCCGGCGTGGCGGGCGGTGTGGGGGCACCTGATGGAAGGGGCGAACGTGGTGCATGTGACGCAGGTGTACTGA